Proteins from a genomic interval of Pradoshia eiseniae:
- a CDS encoding solute carrier family 23 protein, protein MELNETTQQQVDIRLDVQERPTMREWFTLSLQHLFAMFGATVLVPILTGLDPGIALLTSGVGTLVYLLITKGQIPAYLGSSFAFIAPIIALNENSGVGSALVGGFLVGIVYALVAVFVKTVGTKAILRFLPPVVVGPVIMVIGLSLASTAVNMAMYEDSTAKVLVYSSTHLIIALITLGITIFCSVVLKNFLSLIPVLIGITGGYIASLFFGIVDFQPVIDAPWFQIPNFTVPFVDYTPQLTWEIILMMVPIAIVPISEHIGGQLVLGKIAGKNFVEKPGLHRSLFGDGVSIMIASCLGGPPNTTYGENIGVMALTRAFSVYVIGGAALFAVAFGFIGKISALILSIPSAVMGGVSILLFGIIASSGLRMLIDSKIDLSVNRNLVISSVILIIGVGGAFLKLTENASLSGMALAAIVGVILNLILPGREKTSTES, encoded by the coding sequence ATGGAATTGAATGAAACAACCCAACAACAGGTGGACATCCGGCTCGATGTCCAGGAAAGACCAACAATGAGAGAATGGTTTACCTTGAGCCTGCAGCACCTATTTGCCATGTTTGGCGCAACCGTACTGGTGCCAATCCTTACTGGCCTAGACCCTGGGATTGCGTTATTGACAAGCGGTGTTGGTACACTTGTATATCTATTGATAACGAAGGGACAGATTCCAGCGTATCTGGGCTCATCCTTTGCCTTTATCGCTCCGATTATTGCCTTGAATGAGAACAGTGGAGTGGGCTCTGCACTTGTTGGAGGCTTCTTGGTCGGTATCGTTTATGCGCTTGTCGCCGTGTTTGTCAAGACAGTCGGAACAAAGGCAATTCTGAGATTCCTGCCGCCGGTTGTCGTTGGTCCTGTAATTATGGTCATTGGTCTAAGTCTTGCTTCAACAGCGGTCAATATGGCTATGTATGAAGATTCAACAGCTAAAGTACTTGTTTATAGTTCAACCCATTTAATAATCGCACTCATAACGCTGGGCATTACCATCTTTTGCTCAGTAGTTCTTAAGAACTTCCTGTCGCTGATTCCAGTCTTGATTGGAATAACAGGAGGATATATTGCTTCCTTATTTTTCGGGATCGTTGATTTCCAACCGGTCATCGACGCTCCGTGGTTCCAAATACCAAATTTCACAGTCCCGTTTGTGGATTACACACCACAATTGACGTGGGAAATCATTCTGATGATGGTGCCGATTGCGATTGTTCCTATCTCGGAGCACATCGGGGGACAATTGGTGCTAGGTAAGATTGCTGGCAAGAATTTCGTTGAAAAACCTGGTTTACACCGTTCTTTATTCGGTGATGGGGTCTCTATCATGATTGCTTCATGTTTAGGGGGACCTCCGAATACGACTTACGGTGAGAATATTGGTGTTATGGCCTTAACGCGCGCTTTCAGTGTCTATGTCATTGGAGGAGCAGCATTGTTCGCCGTCGCCTTCGGGTTTATCGGAAAAATTTCAGCACTTATCCTCTCCATACCGTCAGCGGTTATGGGTGGTGTATCTATCTTGCTATTCGGAATTATCGCATCAAGCGGGCTAAGAATGCTGATTGACAGCAAAATTGATTTGTCAGTCAACAGAAATTTGGTTATATCATCTGTCATCCTAATCATTGGTGTGGGCGGAGCATTCCTCAAGCTTACTGAGAATGCCTCGCTCTCCGGAATGGCCCTGGCTGCCATCGTCGGTGTCATCCTTAATCTTATATTGCCTGGAAGAGAGAAAACGTCAACTGAAAGCTAA
- a CDS encoding dihydroorotase, which yields MKLCIQNAKLLAEDQTFQKTEIVIENGIIQAIGSNLDTSGAEIIDANGYLLSPGFVDLHVHLREPGGEKKETIETGTLAAAKGGFTTVAAMPNTRPVPDTPQQMNWLINRIKDKAAVRVLPYASITVRELGQELTDFKGLKENGAFAFTDDGVGVQSADMMLQAMKNAAALDMPIVAHCEENTLIHGGCVHEGIYSAEQNLPGIPSICESVQIARDCLLAEAAGCHYHVCHISTKESVRVVRDAKRAGIRVTAEVTPHHLLLSEEDIIGTDTNFKMNPPLRGADDKLALIEGLLDGTIDFIATDHAPHTEEEKAQGMKLSPFGIVGLETAFPLLYTNLVKKDVLTLQQLIDFLTIKPAEAFNLTYGKLKVGAPADLVLLDLDSEYEINREEFLSKGKNTPFGGWICQGWPVLTMVNGNVVWQKGRMLV from the coding sequence ATGAAACTATGTATACAAAATGCAAAATTGTTGGCTGAGGATCAAACATTCCAAAAAACCGAGATTGTCATAGAGAACGGTATCATACAAGCAATTGGGAGCAATCTTGATACAAGTGGTGCTGAAATCATTGATGCCAATGGATATCTCCTTTCGCCAGGATTCGTTGACTTGCACGTCCATTTGCGAGAGCCGGGCGGGGAGAAGAAGGAAACCATCGAAACAGGCACGCTGGCTGCTGCAAAGGGCGGATTCACGACTGTTGCTGCCATGCCGAATACAAGACCGGTCCCAGACACGCCGCAGCAAATGAATTGGCTGATTAATAGAATTAAAGATAAGGCCGCAGTACGTGTCCTCCCGTATGCTTCCATTACGGTCAGGGAACTAGGGCAGGAGCTGACAGACTTTAAGGGGCTGAAAGAGAATGGAGCATTTGCCTTCACCGACGATGGTGTTGGCGTACAGTCTGCTGACATGATGCTTCAAGCGATGAAAAATGCAGCTGCGCTGGATATGCCCATCGTAGCTCATTGTGAAGAGAATACGCTTATCCATGGTGGATGCGTCCACGAAGGTATTTATTCCGCTGAACAGAACCTGCCAGGTATCCCGTCCATTTGCGAATCCGTACAAATCGCACGTGATTGCCTTTTAGCAGAGGCGGCCGGCTGTCACTATCATGTGTGCCATATCAGCACGAAGGAATCAGTCAGGGTAGTTCGTGATGCCAAAAGAGCGGGCATACGGGTTACGGCTGAAGTCACGCCTCATCATCTCTTATTATCAGAGGAGGACATCATTGGCACTGATACGAACTTCAAAATGAATCCTCCGCTAAGAGGCGCAGATGACAAGCTGGCCCTGATAGAGGGTCTCTTGGATGGAACCATTGATTTTATCGCAACTGACCATGCTCCGCATACAGAGGAAGAGAAAGCGCAAGGAATGAAGCTTTCGCCATTTGGGATTGTCGGTCTTGAGACAGCGTTCCCACTTCTCTATACGAATCTCGTGAAAAAAGATGTCCTGACATTACAGCAGCTCATCGATTTCTTAACAATCAAACCTGCAGAAGCGTTTAATCTTACATATGGAAAATTAAAGGTGGGGGCACCGGCCGATCTCGTCTTGCTTGATTTGGACAGCGAGTATGAAATCAATCGGGAAGAATTCCTATCTAAAGGAAAGAATACTCCATTTGGGGGATGGATTTGTCAAGGATGGCCTGTATTGACCATGGTCAATGGAAATGTAGTTTGGCAGAAAGGGAGAATGCTAGTATGA
- a CDS encoding RluA family pseudouridine synthase has protein sequence MDNQKIQISEEQKGQRLDKILSLINEEWSRSQVQQWIKAGNVLVNGTASKANYKCQEGDSIEITIEEPEELDITPEDIPLDIYYEDADVIVVNKPKGMVVHPAPGHTSGTLVNALMYHCKDLSGINGVMRPGIVHRIDKDTSGLLMVAKNDMAHEKLVKQLQEKTVTRKYNALVHGVIPHDAGTIDAPIGRDKRDRQSMTVTDDNSRHAVTHFHVLERFRDFTFIECQLETGRTHQIRVHMKYIGYPLAGDPKYGPRKTVDLNGQALHAAVLGFVHPRTEEYLEFEAPLPAYFIEFLETLRIDR, from the coding sequence ATGGACAATCAAAAGATACAAATAAGTGAAGAACAAAAGGGGCAAAGGCTTGATAAAATCCTCTCCCTCATCAATGAAGAATGGTCACGCTCGCAGGTGCAGCAATGGATTAAAGCAGGAAATGTACTGGTAAATGGTACTGCCTCTAAAGCGAATTATAAATGCCAGGAAGGCGATTCCATCGAGATTACAATTGAGGAGCCAGAAGAGCTTGATATTACGCCTGAGGATATTCCGCTTGATATTTATTATGAGGATGCGGATGTCATCGTCGTGAACAAGCCAAAGGGAATGGTCGTGCATCCGGCACCTGGGCACACGAGCGGTACATTAGTGAATGCGCTTATGTATCATTGCAAAGATTTATCAGGGATTAATGGTGTCATGCGTCCTGGTATCGTGCACCGCATCGATAAAGACACCTCAGGACTTCTGATGGTCGCAAAGAATGATATGGCTCATGAGAAACTGGTCAAGCAGCTTCAGGAGAAGACGGTGACGAGAAAGTATAATGCACTCGTTCATGGCGTTATTCCGCATGATGCGGGCACGATTGACGCTCCGATTGGACGTGATAAGCGCGATCGCCAAAGCATGACCGTAACGGATGACAATTCCCGCCATGCGGTGACACATTTCCATGTGCTTGAGCGCTTCCGTGATTTCACATTCATTGAATGCCAGCTAGAAACGGGAAGAACACATCAGATTCGCGTTCATATGAAATATATAGGCTATCCGCTTGCTGGAGATCCGAAGTATGGACCGAGGAAGACGGTTGATTTGAATGGACAGGCATTACATGCAGCGGTTCTCGGATTTGTTCATCCGAGAACAGAGGAGTATTTAGAATTTGAAGCCCCTCTTCCAGCTTACTTCATCGAATTTTTGGAAACATTACGAATTGATCGTTGA
- a CDS encoding aspartate carbamoyltransferase catalytic subunit produces the protein MKHLLTMNDLSIEEIMGLLSDAEQFAKGETWRPKRNYYISNLFFEPSTRTKSSFEMAERKLGLEIIPFEAHTSSVLKGETLYDTVRTLESIGVDSVVIRHTEDNYFAKLIQSGVYLSIMNAGDGCGHHPTQCLLDLLTIKQEFGQFSGLKVAIVGDIRHSRVARSNAETLRRLGAEVVFSGPENWANIKGSGIAYEPIDTAVETADVFMLLRIQHERHSAGMPLTKEEYLAQFGLTLERESRMKQKCIIMHPAPVNRGVEIEDALVECERSRIFKQMENGVFARMAALKNSIEHKEGAGLNETMYTKCKIVG, from the coding sequence ATGAAACATTTATTAACCATGAATGATTTATCCATCGAAGAAATTATGGGGCTACTGTCAGATGCAGAGCAATTTGCAAAAGGCGAAACATGGCGGCCAAAACGAAACTACTACATATCCAACCTTTTCTTTGAGCCGAGCACAAGAACGAAATCGAGCTTTGAGATGGCAGAAAGAAAATTGGGTCTAGAAATCATTCCATTTGAAGCCCATACTTCAAGTGTTTTAAAGGGTGAAACCCTATATGATACAGTGAGAACTTTAGAGTCAATCGGAGTTGATTCAGTAGTAATTCGTCATACAGAAGATAATTACTTTGCCAAATTAATACAAAGTGGTGTATATTTATCCATAATGAATGCTGGAGATGGATGTGGTCATCATCCAACACAGTGCTTATTGGATTTGCTGACAATCAAGCAGGAATTCGGGCAATTCAGTGGACTGAAGGTAGCTATTGTTGGTGACATCAGACATAGCCGTGTTGCGAGATCGAATGCAGAAACGTTGAGAAGGCTTGGCGCGGAGGTGGTATTCTCCGGACCGGAAAATTGGGCTAATATAAAAGGCTCCGGAATTGCCTATGAACCAATTGATACGGCTGTGGAAACCGCTGATGTATTCATGCTTCTGAGAATTCAGCACGAACGTCACTCGGCAGGTATGCCGTTGACGAAGGAAGAATATCTTGCTCAATTCGGGCTGACTCTGGAAAGAGAGAGCCGTATGAAACAAAAATGTATAATTATGCACCCTGCACCGGTGAATAGAGGCGTTGAGATTGAGGATGCCCTAGTTGAATGCGAAAGATCAAGAATCTTCAAACAGATGGAAAATGGAGTGTTTGCCAGAATGGCCGCGTTAAAGAATAGCATCGAGCATAAGGAAGGGGCGGGTTTAAATGAAACTATGTATACAAAATGCAAAATTGTTGGCTGA
- a CDS encoding YlmH family RNA-binding protein, with the protein MDIYQHFRPEEKDFIDQVLGWAEQVREQYAPKLTDFLNPREAEIIRMLIGKEGDVRVSFFGGGENAERKRAILFPDYYTPNEEDYEIAFYQLSYPSKFATIDHRQVLGTLMSLGVKRELYGDIWIEGETVQFAVERTIAAYMEANLTKVGNIGVKCRSISSNQLIEVNESWKELPITSSSLRLDNVIANAVSFSRQKSQMLIGQGRVKVNHRQIESSSYELKQGDVISIRGTGRIKVLAIDGKTKRDKWKIVIGLQK; encoded by the coding sequence ATGGATATTTATCAGCATTTTCGTCCTGAGGAGAAGGACTTTATTGACCAAGTCCTTGGCTGGGCAGAGCAGGTTAGGGAGCAATATGCACCCAAATTAACAGATTTTTTAAACCCGCGTGAAGCGGAAATCATTCGGATGTTGATTGGTAAAGAGGGGGATGTCCGTGTTTCTTTTTTCGGCGGGGGAGAGAATGCTGAACGAAAACGCGCCATTTTATTTCCGGACTATTATACACCGAATGAGGAGGATTATGAGATTGCATTCTATCAATTATCCTATCCCTCCAAGTTTGCGACGATCGATCATCGGCAAGTGCTTGGTACACTCATGTCGCTTGGAGTAAAAAGAGAGCTGTATGGTGATATATGGATTGAGGGTGAGACGGTTCAATTTGCTGTCGAAAGAACCATTGCGGCCTATATGGAGGCCAATTTGACAAAAGTCGGCAATATCGGCGTGAAATGTAGATCAATCAGCTCTAATCAACTTATTGAAGTGAATGAATCCTGGAAGGAGCTTCCGATTACGTCATCTTCTCTTCGCCTGGACAATGTAATAGCAAATGCGGTATCCTTCTCTCGTCAAAAGAGCCAAATGCTCATTGGACAAGGACGTGTAAAGGTGAACCATCGTCAGATAGAATCCTCCTCTTACGAATTGAAGCAGGGAGATGTGATTTCCATCCGTGGAACAGGTCGTATAAAAGTGCTGGCCATTGATGGAAAAACGAAAAGAGATAAATGGAAAATCGTCATAGGGTTACAAAAATAA
- the pyrR gene encoding bifunctional pyr operon transcriptional regulator/uracil phosphoribosyltransferase PyrR, with translation MEKATLLDDKAIARSLTRIAHEIIEKNKGVQDCVLIGIKTRGIFLAKRLEQRIAEIEGTNIPVGELDITLYRDDLTKNTDSGEPEVKGTDVSFSIEDKKVILVDDVLYTGRTVRAALDALVDLGRPSQIQLAVLVDRGHRELPIRADYVGKNIPTAKNEKIVVKLKEMDGGEQVAIYE, from the coding sequence ATAGAAAAAGCTACATTGCTTGATGATAAGGCAATAGCGAGATCGCTAACAAGAATTGCCCATGAAATCATCGAGAAGAATAAAGGTGTGCAGGATTGCGTGCTTATTGGAATCAAGACGCGCGGCATTTTCCTTGCGAAACGGCTTGAACAGCGAATTGCAGAAATTGAAGGAACGAACATCCCTGTCGGGGAGCTCGATATTACGCTATACCGTGATGACTTAACGAAAAATACGGATAGCGGCGAACCGGAAGTGAAAGGAACAGATGTATCCTTCTCGATTGAGGATAAGAAAGTCATTCTTGTCGATGATGTCCTTTACACGGGCCGAACCGTACGGGCTGCATTAGATGCGCTTGTTGACCTCGGGCGGCCGAGCCAAATTCAATTGGCGGTATTGGTGGACAGAGGACATCGCGAACTGCCGATTCGTGCGGACTATGTAGGCAAGAATATTCCTACTGCCAAAAACGAAAAGATTGTCGTGAAACTGAAGGAAATGGATGGCGGCGAACAAGTGGCCATTTATGAATAA
- the ileS gene encoding isoleucine--tRNA ligase, which yields MELKDTLLMPKTEFPMRGNLPNREPQMQEKWNEEDIYKQVQERTKDLPKFILHDGPPYANGNIHIGHAMNKILKDFIVRYKSMSGYHAPYVPGWDTHGLPIETALTKNKKVNRKEMSIAEFRKLCEEYAYTQINNQREQFKRLGVRGDWENPYITLKPEYEAEQIKVFGDMAKKGYIYKGLKPVYWSPSSESALAEAEIEYHDKKSASIYVAFDVKDGKGVVPEDAKYIIWTTTPWTIPANLGISVHPRLNYVVVNAEGTRYIVAEALLPSVKETLGWETAEVEKTLKGSELEYTVAKHPLYGRDSLVMNGEHVTTDAGTGCVHTAPGHGEDDFIIGQKYNLGVLAPVDEKGHMTAEAPGFEGLFYDKANKEITDKLAENGALLKLDFITHSYPHDWRTKKPTIFRATDQWFASIDQIREQLLEQIKATKFVPAWGETRLFNMVRDRGDWCISRQRAWGVPIPVFYAENGDAIITDETIEHVAQLFKEHGSTVWFEREAKDLLPEGFTHEGSPNGKFTKETDIMDVWFDSGSSHQSVLEAREDLERPADLYLEGSDQYRGWFNSSLTTAVAVTGKAPYKGILSHGFTLDGEGRKMSKSLGNTVDPLKVIQQMGADILRLWVASVDYQADVRVSDNILKQVSEVYRKIRNTFRFLLGNLNGFNAASDAVSYENLREVDKYMLIKLNRLVEQVQNGYDRYQFADVYHGINNFCTQDLSSFYLDYAKDILYCDAEASTGRRAIQTVLHECLIKLVKMVAPILPHTADEVWAFIQDKEVNSVQLTDMPSVETYENAKTIEEKWDRFMNLRDDVLKALEEARNAKVIGKSLNAKVTLYVDEEVKELLAGIKESLEQLFIVSKVELSGSVYNAPENALKLEHAAILIEKAEGETCERCWNISEEVGANEKHPTLCERCASVVDAEYPELG from the coding sequence ATGGAATTAAAAGACACATTGTTAATGCCAAAGACAGAATTCCCAATGCGCGGGAATCTGCCGAACAGAGAACCTCAAATGCAAGAAAAATGGAATGAGGAGGATATTTATAAACAAGTGCAAGAGCGCACGAAAGACCTTCCGAAATTCATTCTTCATGATGGTCCTCCATATGCGAACGGAAACATCCATATCGGGCACGCGATGAATAAGATTTTAAAGGATTTCATCGTCCGCTATAAATCTATGAGCGGCTATCATGCTCCTTATGTACCTGGCTGGGATACACATGGACTTCCGATTGAAACGGCTCTCACAAAAAACAAAAAGGTAAACCGCAAGGAAATGTCCATTGCGGAATTCCGGAAGCTTTGTGAAGAGTATGCGTATACGCAAATCAATAATCAGCGCGAGCAGTTCAAGCGTCTTGGCGTAAGAGGGGATTGGGAAAATCCGTATATCACCCTTAAGCCTGAATACGAAGCAGAGCAAATTAAGGTATTTGGTGATATGGCAAAGAAAGGCTATATCTATAAAGGCCTTAAACCGGTATATTGGTCTCCATCCAGTGAATCAGCACTTGCTGAGGCGGAGATTGAATATCATGATAAGAAATCTGCCTCCATCTATGTTGCCTTTGATGTGAAGGATGGAAAAGGAGTTGTGCCTGAGGACGCGAAATATATCATCTGGACAACAACACCTTGGACTATTCCGGCGAACCTTGGTATTTCCGTACACCCTCGTTTGAACTATGTGGTTGTGAATGCAGAAGGAACTCGTTATATCGTTGCTGAAGCTTTATTGCCATCTGTTAAGGAAACATTAGGATGGGAAACGGCAGAGGTAGAGAAAACGCTTAAAGGAAGCGAGCTTGAATATACAGTTGCTAAACATCCTTTATATGGCCGTGATTCCCTCGTGATGAACGGAGAGCATGTTACGACTGATGCTGGTACTGGCTGTGTCCACACAGCACCTGGTCATGGGGAAGATGACTTCATCATTGGTCAGAAGTATAATCTTGGCGTTCTTGCTCCTGTAGATGAGAAAGGCCATATGACAGCGGAAGCGCCTGGATTTGAAGGGTTGTTCTATGATAAAGCGAATAAGGAAATCACAGATAAGCTAGCAGAAAATGGCGCATTGCTTAAGCTTGATTTCATTACACACTCCTATCCGCATGACTGGAGAACGAAAAAGCCGACTATCTTCCGTGCGACAGATCAATGGTTTGCTTCCATCGACCAAATCAGAGAGCAGCTGCTTGAGCAAATCAAGGCGACGAAATTTGTGCCGGCATGGGGCGAAACACGCCTATTCAATATGGTTCGTGACCGCGGTGACTGGTGTATCTCCCGCCAGCGTGCGTGGGGTGTTCCAATCCCGGTCTTCTATGCAGAAAACGGTGATGCAATCATTACTGATGAAACAATTGAACATGTGGCACAATTATTTAAAGAGCATGGTTCAACGGTTTGGTTTGAAAGAGAAGCGAAGGATCTTCTTCCTGAAGGATTCACTCATGAAGGAAGCCCGAACGGCAAATTCACGAAGGAAACAGATATCATGGACGTTTGGTTTGACTCCGGTTCATCCCACCAATCTGTCCTTGAAGCTAGAGAAGATCTTGAAAGACCGGCTGACCTTTACTTGGAAGGCTCTGACCAATACCGCGGCTGGTTTAACTCATCCTTGACAACAGCTGTAGCAGTGACAGGAAAAGCACCTTATAAAGGCATTCTGTCTCATGGCTTTACACTTGATGGCGAGGGTCGCAAGATGAGTAAATCACTCGGGAACACGGTTGATCCATTGAAGGTTATTCAGCAAATGGGTGCGGACATCCTTCGCTTATGGGTAGCAAGCGTGGATTACCAAGCAGACGTCCGTGTGTCCGACAATATCTTGAAACAAGTATCAGAAGTATACCGCAAGATTAGAAACACCTTCCGTTTCCTATTAGGTAACTTGAATGGATTCAATGCGGCTAGTGATGCGGTAAGCTATGAGAATCTCCGTGAAGTTGATAAATATATGCTCATCAAGCTCAATCGTTTGGTCGAGCAAGTACAAAATGGATATGATCGCTATCAATTTGCCGATGTCTACCATGGTATCAATAACTTCTGTACGCAAGACTTAAGCTCCTTCTACCTGGATTATGCGAAAGATATTCTTTATTGCGATGCAGAAGCAAGTACAGGAAGAAGAGCCATCCAAACAGTTCTTCATGAATGCCTGATTAAGCTTGTGAAGATGGTTGCTCCAATCCTTCCTCATACAGCTGACGAAGTATGGGCATTCATCCAAGACAAAGAAGTGAATAGTGTTCAATTAACAGATATGCCATCTGTTGAAACCTATGAGAATGCTAAGACAATTGAAGAGAAATGGGATCGTTTCATGAACCTTCGAGATGACGTCTTAAAGGCATTGGAAGAAGCGCGTAACGCCAAAGTAATCGGTAAATCGCTTAATGCAAAGGTTACACTATATGTAGATGAAGAAGTGAAGGAATTGCTCGCTGGAATCAAAGAAAGTCTGGAGCAATTATTCATCGTTTCTAAAGTGGAGCTGTCCGGCTCCGTCTATAATGCACCGGAAAATGCCCTTAAATTGGAGCATGCCGCTATTCTTATCGAAAAAGCGGAGGGCGAGACTTGCGAACGCTGCTGGAATATCAGTGAAGAGGTTGGCGCAAATGAAAAACATCCAACTCTATGTGAACGCTGTGCATCAGTCGTAGATGCTGAATATCCGGAATTAGGATAA
- the lspA gene encoding signal peptidase II, whose protein sequence is MRVYYGIALIIILIDQLTKWMIVKYMEYGESIPVLENIFYITSHRNRGAAWGILQGQMWFFYIVTAIVIVGIVYYIKKYAADKLTGVSLGLILGGAIGNFIDRLFRQEVVDFFHMYIFSYSFPVFNIADASLCVGVVLLIIAMFMEERRAKELTNGQSKDTNK, encoded by the coding sequence TTGCGTGTATATTACGGAATTGCCTTGATCATCATTCTGATCGATCAATTGACGAAATGGATGATTGTGAAATATATGGAGTACGGGGAAAGCATTCCTGTCCTTGAGAATATTTTTTATATTACATCACATCGTAACCGCGGTGCGGCATGGGGAATCCTGCAAGGGCAGATGTGGTTCTTTTATATCGTGACAGCAATCGTTATCGTCGGAATTGTGTACTATATCAAAAAATATGCCGCAGATAAGCTGACAGGCGTTTCGCTTGGCCTCATTTTAGGAGGGGCCATCGGGAACTTTATCGACCGCTTATTCAGACAGGAAGTAGTGGATTTCTTCCACATGTATATTTTTTCATACAGCTTCCCGGTTTTCAATATAGCGGACGCTTCCTTGTGCGTCGGTGTTGTCTTACTGATTATCGCGATGTTTATGGAAGAAAGAAGAGCTAAGGAGTTAACGAATGGACAATCAAAAGATACAAATAAGTGA
- a CDS encoding DivIVA domain-containing protein — protein sequence MPLSPLDIHNKEFGRGFRGYDEDEVNEFLDQIIKDYELVIREKKELEDRVVELEQRLEHFSSIEETLNKSIVIAQEAGEDVKRNSQKEAKLIMKEAEKNADRIVNEALSKARKIAIEIEDLKKQSKVFRMRFKMLVEAQLDLLNSEDWDKLLKYDVDATELNIDLEEEM from the coding sequence ATGCCATTATCACCGCTAGACATACATAATAAGGAATTCGGCAGAGGATTCCGCGGTTACGATGAAGATGAAGTGAATGAATTCCTCGACCAGATTATTAAGGATTATGAATTGGTCATCAGAGAAAAGAAAGAATTGGAAGACAGAGTCGTAGAATTAGAGCAACGCCTTGAGCATTTCTCAAGCATCGAGGAGACGTTGAATAAATCAATAGTAATTGCCCAGGAAGCTGGGGAAGATGTTAAACGCAACTCACAAAAAGAAGCAAAGCTCATTATGAAGGAAGCCGAGAAGAATGCTGACCGCATTGTAAATGAGGCGCTCTCAAAGGCTAGGAAGATTGCGATCGAGATTGAAGACTTGAAAAAGCAGTCCAAAGTATTCAGAATGCGCTTTAAAATGCTCGTTGAGGCTCAGCTTGACCTCTTGAATAGCGAGGATTGGGATAAGCTTTTGAAATACGATGTAGACGCAACGGAGCTTAATATTGATTTAGAAGAAGAAATGTAA
- a CDS encoding carbamoyl phosphate synthase small subunit, which produces MKRQLILEDGTIMIGEAFGGEIDKIGEVVFNTGMTGYQEILSDPSYCGQIITMTYPLIGNYGINRDDFESIMPSLSGLIVKEVADFPSNWRSGFSLDEYMKIKNIPGISGIDTRKLTKMIRERGTVKGVICSITKDPEMMLHQVRATVLPKNQVQKVSTKKPYPSPGRGFRVIVVDFGMKHGILRELNNRGCDVIVVPHNTTAEEIMNLCPDGIMLTNGPGNPQNVPEAIQMIKEVLGKVPLFGICLGHQLFALACGAETEKMKFGHRGSNHPVKDLKTGKIALTSQNHGYTVNADSVIGTDMEITHIALNDGTVEGLKHKEFDAFTVQYHPEASPGPEDANYLFDQFIAMIEQAKLKEAAAL; this is translated from the coding sequence ATGAAAAGACAGCTCATTTTAGAAGATGGTACGATCATGATTGGCGAAGCGTTTGGCGGAGAAATCGATAAAATCGGCGAAGTCGTTTTTAATACAGGAATGACAGGCTATCAAGAAATCTTGTCTGACCCATCCTATTGCGGGCAAATCATCACGATGACCTACCCCTTAATTGGGAACTACGGAATTAACCGCGATGATTTTGAATCGATCATGCCTAGCTTATCAGGATTAATCGTTAAGGAGGTTGCAGATTTCCCCTCCAACTGGAGAAGCGGCTTTTCCTTGGATGAATATATGAAAATCAAGAATATCCCGGGTATTTCAGGCATTGATACCCGTAAATTGACTAAGATGATCCGGGAGCGGGGAACCGTTAAAGGGGTTATCTGCTCCATCACAAAGGATCCTGAAATGATGCTTCACCAAGTCAGAGCGACTGTGCTGCCGAAAAATCAGGTGCAAAAGGTATCGACGAAGAAGCCTTACCCAAGTCCAGGCAGGGGCTTTCGCGTCATCGTCGTTGATTTCGGAATGAAGCATGGCATCTTACGCGAATTAAATAATCGAGGCTGTGATGTGATTGTGGTGCCTCATAACACAACTGCAGAGGAAATTATGAACTTATGCCCGGATGGAATCATGCTCACGAATGGACCGGGGAATCCGCAAAATGTCCCGGAGGCGATTCAAATGATCAAGGAAGTGCTCGGCAAGGTACCTTTATTCGGAATCTGTCTCGGACATCAATTGTTCGCTCTCGCTTGCGGAGCGGAGACGGAAAAAATGAAATTTGGTCACAGGGGCTCCAATCATCCTGTCAAAGACCTCAAAACAGGCAAGATAGCGCTCACGTCCCAAAATCACGGCTATACCGTCAATGCGGATTCAGTCATCGGGACAGACATGGAAATCACTCATATTGCGCTGAATGATGGCACGGTTGAAGGCCTGAAACATAAAGAATTTGACGCATTTACCGTTCAGTATCATCCAGAGGCATCACCGGGACCAGAGGATGCAAATTACTTATTCGATCAATTTATCGCGATGATTGAACAAGCCAAATTGAAGGAGGCAGCAGCACTATGA